A genomic window from Montipora capricornis isolate CH-2021 chromosome 8, ASM3666992v2, whole genome shotgun sequence includes:
- the LOC138060774 gene encoding DNA damage-regulated autophagy modulator protein 2-like isoform X2, with protein sequence MATGTEYLQFLPVVLCLFALIAFITAYGLAVQEKDVSALWPYISDAGAQPPQSCIFGQLLNLAAVIGFAIIFIHYHHVRESNITGLPLIQSLNYWSLWIGGLSCLGMSIVANFQVVNSLAVHMVGAIMIFALGMVYCWMQAIVSYKMRSQATSSTLSSVTRFVLAFLVTVFLIITFSAGTASVAAYTKHHKNATGVSRYEIKWKETDDGYQAHLASTFSEWLMAFCFLVYFMTFFRELQKVALFIQVRPKNAEIFSPETQDDARVL encoded by the exons ATGGCCACTGGTACCGAGTATCTTCAATTCCTTCCAGttgttctttgcttgtttgCATTGATTGCATTCATCACTGC GTATGGCTTAGCTGTTCAGGAAAAGGATGTGAGTGCTCTGTGGCCATACATAAG TGATGCAGGAGCTCAACCACCTCAGAGCTGTATCTTTGGACAACTATTAAATTTAGCAGCTGTCATAG ggtttGCTATTATTTTCATACACTATCATCATGTGAGAGAATCCAACATTACTGGCTTGCCACTTATACAAAGCCTAAACTATTGGTCTTTGTGGATTGGTGGCCTTTCTTGCTTAGGCATGTCCATTGTTGCAAATTTTCAG GTCGTTAATTCCCTGGCAGTGCATATGGTTGGTGCCATCATGATATTTGCCTTAGGAATGGTGTATTGTTGGATGCAAGCCATTGTCTCATACAAGATGAGATCCCAAGCAACAAGTTCTACTTTGAGTTCTGTCACAAGATTTGTTCTGGCATTTTTGGTTACTGTGTTCTTAATCATAA CGTTTTCAGCTGGAACTGCAAGCGTAGCAGCATATACAAAACATCACAAGAATGCCACTGGTGTATCAAGATACGAAATTAAATGGAAAGAAACCGATGAT GGATACCAAGCTCACTTGGCGAGTACGTTTAGCGAATGGCTCATGGCTTTTTGCTTTCTTGTGTATTTCATGACATTCTTCAGAGAGCTTCAGAAGGTTGCTCTCTTCATCCAAGTACGGCCAAAAAATGCCGAGATCTTTTCTCCCGAGACGCAAGACGATGCCAGAGTTTTATAG